From the genome of Callithrix jacchus isolate 240 chromosome 7, calJac240_pri, whole genome shotgun sequence, one region includes:
- the B4GALT2 gene encoding beta-1,4-galactosyltransferase 2 — protein sequence MSRLLGGTLERVCKAVLLLCLLHFLVAVILYFDVYAQHLAFFSRFSARGPARALHPAASSSSNCSRPNATAPSSGVPEVPSARPGPTVPMLPPCPDSPPGLVGRLLIEFTSPMPLERVQRENPGVLMGGRYAPPDCTPAQTVAVIIPFRHREHHLRYWLHYLHPILRRQRLRYGVYVINQHGEDTFNRAKLLNVGFLEALKEDATYDCFIFSDVDLVPMDDRNLYRCGDQPRHFAIAMDKFGFRLPYAGYFGGVSGLSKAQFLRINGFPNEYWGWGGEDDDIFNRISLTGMKISRPDIRIGRYRMIKHDRDKHNEPNPQRFTKIQNTKLTMKRDGIGSVRYQVLEVSRQPLFTNITVDIGRPPSWPPRG from the exons ATGAGCAGACTGCTGGGGGGAACGCTGGAGCGCGTCTGCAAGGCTGTGCTCCTTCTCTGCCTGCTGCACTTCCTCGTGGCCGTCATCCTCTACTTTGACGTCTACGCCCAGCATCTGGCTTTCTTCAGCCGCTTCAGTGCCCGAGGCCCTGCCCGTGCCCTCCACCCAgctgccagcagcagcagcaactgcTCCCGGCCCAACGCCACCGCCCCTAGCTCCGGGGTCCCTGAAGTCCCCAGTGCCCGGCCCGGTCCCACGGTTCCCATGCTGCCACCCTGTCCTGACTCACCACCTGGTCTTG TGGGCAGACTGCTGATTGAGTTCACCTCACCTATGCCCCTGGAGCGGGTGCAGAGGGAGAACCCAGGCGTGCTCATGGGCGGCCGATACGCACCGCCcgactgcaccccagcccagacGGTGGCGGTCATCATCCCCTTTAGACACCGGGAGCACCACCTGCGCTACTGGCTCCACTATCTACACCCTATCTTGAGGCGGCAGCGGCTGCGCTACGGGGTCTATGTCATCAACCAG CATGGTGAGGACACCTTCAACCGGGCCAAGCTGCTCAACGTGGGCTTCCTAGAGGCGCTGAAGGAGGATGCCACCTATGACTGCTTCATCTTCAGCGATGTGGACCTGGTCCCCATGGATGACCGCAACCTATACCGCTGTGGCGACCAGCCCCGCCACTTTGCCATTGCCATGGACAAGTTTGGCTTCcg GCTGCCTTATGCTGGCTACTTTGGAGGTGTGTCAGGCCTGAGTAAGGCTCAGTTTCTGAGAATCAATGGCTTCCCCAATGAGTACTGGGGCTGGGGTGGCGAGGATGATGACATCTTCAACCG GATCTCCCTGACCGGGATGAAGATCTCACGCCCAGACATCCGCATCGGCCGCTACCGCATGATCAAGCACGACCGCGACAAGCATAACGAACCCAACCCTCAGAG GTTTACCAAGATTCAAAACACGAAGCTGACCATGAAGCGGGATGGCATTGGGTCAGTGCGGTACCAGGTTTTGGAGGTGTCTCGGCAACCACTCTTCACCAATATCACAGTGGACATTGGGCGGCCCCCATCATGGCCCCCTCGGGGCTGA